From one Candidatus Rhodoluna planktonica genomic stretch:
- the ftsX gene encoding permease-like cell division protein FtsX, with protein sequence MNIGYVFREMGQSLRRNLSMVVSIILVTFISLTFVGTASLLQLQIGQMKNYWYDRAQVAVYLCSSVSPDEICPQGEASADLKGAVEERLNSTTLAPYIEEFYFEDHEQAFKNFQEQFEGNAVAKYVSAEQLNETFWVNLKDPNQSAIITEAFSGMPGVEEVRDQRSYLDQIFSILNAASIAAIGIAALMLVSAALLISTTIRLSAFSRRRELGIMRLVGASNFYIQLPFILEGVVAATVGSILAGGAVLGIVQFFVQGYLAERLPFTSFVGLSDGLLVVPLLVLAGILLAAVASGLAIRRYLRI encoded by the coding sequence ATGAACATCGGCTATGTATTTCGCGAAATGGGCCAGAGCCTTCGGCGTAACCTTTCGATGGTTGTCTCAATCATCCTGGTTACCTTTATCTCTTTGACTTTTGTTGGCACCGCAAGTTTGCTGCAATTGCAAATTGGCCAGATGAAGAATTACTGGTATGACCGTGCGCAGGTCGCGGTTTACCTTTGCAGTTCGGTCTCGCCTGATGAGATCTGCCCGCAAGGCGAAGCCTCGGCCGACTTGAAGGGTGCGGTCGAAGAGCGTTTGAATTCAACCACGTTGGCTCCCTACATCGAAGAGTTTTATTTTGAAGATCACGAACAGGCCTTCAAAAACTTCCAAGAGCAGTTTGAGGGCAATGCGGTTGCGAAATACGTTTCAGCTGAGCAACTAAATGAAACTTTTTGGGTCAATCTAAAAGACCCAAACCAGAGTGCAATTATCACCGAAGCTTTCAGTGGTATGCCCGGTGTTGAAGAGGTGCGCGATCAACGCAGCTATCTCGATCAAATCTTCAGCATCCTGAACGCCGCCTCAATTGCGGCGATTGGTATTGCCGCGCTGATGCTCGTTTCGGCCGCGCTGCTAATTTCCACCACGATTCGACTCTCTGCCTTTAGCCGCCGCCGTGAATTAGGAATTATGCGGTTGGTGGGTGCCAGCAATTTTTACATCCAGCTGCCATTTATTCTCGAGGGCGTAGTCGCGGCAACCGTTGGTTCCATTCTTGCCGGCGGGGCTGTTCTTGGCATAGTTCAGTTCTTTGTCCAGGGCTATTTAGCTGAGCGCCTTCCGTTCACCAGTTTTGTCGGATTGTCCGATGGTTTATTGGTCGTTCCGCTGTTGGTTCTGGCTGGAATTTTGCTCGCGGCTGTGGCATCTGGTCTTGCTATTCGTCGCTACCTGCGAATATAG
- the smpB gene encoding SsrA-binding protein SmpB has translation MPKEVGQKLVASNRKARHDYHIEDTYEAGLVLTGPEVKSLRAGRASLIDGYASIENGEAWLENVHIPEYTQASWTNVGSRRRRKMLLHGQEISKLNSKLRESGYTLVPLQLYFKDGRAKVEIALAKGKKEYDKRQALKEAQDKREADRAMSTKGKDW, from the coding sequence ATGCCTAAAGAAGTCGGTCAAAAGCTGGTTGCGTCAAATCGCAAAGCTCGCCACGACTATCACATCGAAGACACATATGAAGCCGGCTTGGTCTTAACGGGTCCCGAAGTGAAGTCGCTGCGAGCTGGTCGCGCATCCCTGATCGACGGTTATGCCAGTATCGAAAATGGCGAGGCCTGGCTTGAGAACGTGCACATCCCCGAATACACGCAGGCGAGCTGGACCAACGTGGGCAGTCGTCGCCGCCGAAAGATGTTGCTGCACGGTCAAGAAATCAGCAAACTCAACAGCAAATTACGTGAGTCCGGATACACCTTGGTCCCACTTCAGCTGTATTTCAAAGACGGCCGAGCAAAAGTTGAAATCGCTCTGGCCAAAGGTAAAAAAGAGTACGACAAGCGTCAAGCTCTAAAAGAGGCTCAAGATAAGCGCGAAGCAGATCGGGCTATGTCGACCAAGGGCAAAGACTGGTAG
- a CDS encoding DUF305 domain-containing protein encodes MKSLTIRSIAIGGAILLASLSLAGCTINLGSAGSNNDSGMMDNGGMMGSNSSQFSGTDIMFAQMMIVHHQQAVDMGTLAETRASNPEVKTLAAQIKSEQSPEITQMKVWLKTANAPTEMGHDMGMGGLLTDAQMTALKNASGAEFDRLYLEGMIGHHEGAIQMAQMVTESNNAEVKALGNAIIASQTKQIAYMKELLAKV; translated from the coding sequence ATGAAATCTTTAACAATTCGCTCCATCGCAATCGGCGGAGCAATCCTGCTAGCATCACTCTCTCTCGCAGGTTGCACAATCAACCTCGGTTCAGCTGGGTCAAACAATGATTCAGGAATGATGGACAACGGCGGAATGATGGGAAGCAACAGTTCCCAGTTCTCGGGAACCGACATTATGTTCGCCCAGATGATGATTGTCCATCACCAGCAGGCAGTTGATATGGGAACGCTTGCCGAAACTCGTGCGTCAAACCCAGAGGTAAAAACCTTGGCAGCACAGATTAAGTCTGAACAGTCACCCGAAATCACGCAGATGAAGGTTTGGCTCAAAACCGCCAACGCTCCAACTGAAATGGGCCACGACATGGGAATGGGCGGATTACTCACCGACGCTCAAATGACAGCATTGAAAAATGCGTCAGGTGCCGAATTCGACAGGCTCTACCTTGAAGGCATGATTGGCCACCACGAAGGAGCAATCCAAATGGCCCAAATGGTGACCGAATCAAATAACGCCGAAGTGAAAGCTCTCGGAAACGCCATCATCGCATCGCAAACCAAGCAAATTGCATACATGAAGGAACTTCTCGCAAAGGTGTAG
- a CDS encoding trimeric intracellular cation channel family protein: protein MNPIDTVESVFANSNLLFEVLGTLAFALSGLIEAARKKLDFVGMAMVSALAAFGGGTLRDVLLDRRPFFWVQNEFWLWVLLAIVLAAMLFVRSRHLEVTARATTWPDALGLGIFTASGTQIALNAGLSPLVSIIMGIITAVFGGVLRDVVVNEIPRAFSDHQPYSVIAFIGGWVVVGLNSLGSSDFWAITVGALFIIAVRILAIVRGWRLPEWRA from the coding sequence GTGAATCCCATCGATACCGTTGAGTCGGTTTTTGCAAACTCAAATTTGCTTTTTGAAGTTCTCGGTACTCTGGCGTTCGCTCTATCCGGGTTAATCGAAGCCGCCCGTAAGAAACTTGACTTTGTCGGCATGGCGATGGTTTCGGCATTGGCCGCTTTTGGCGGCGGAACCTTGCGCGATGTTTTGCTTGATCGCCGACCGTTCTTCTGGGTTCAAAATGAATTTTGGCTCTGGGTTTTGTTGGCCATTGTGTTGGCGGCGATGCTCTTTGTCCGCAGTCGCCATCTTGAGGTGACAGCCCGAGCAACCACTTGGCCCGATGCCCTCGGCTTGGGTATTTTCACCGCATCGGGAACTCAGATTGCACTCAACGCGGGTCTTTCACCGCTGGTCTCGATCATTATGGGAATCATCACGGCGGTCTTTGGAGGAGTGCTGCGCGATGTCGTGGTTAACGAGATTCCACGAGCTTTTAGTGACCACCAACCTTATTCGGTGATTGCTTTCATCGGCGGTTGGGTTGTAGTTGGTCTCAATTCTTTGGGCAGCAGTGATTTCTGGGCAATTACAGTTGGGGCGCTGTTTATCATCGCGGTAAGAATCTTGGCCATCGTTAGAGGATGGCGTTTGCCAGAGTGGCGAGCCTAG
- a CDS encoding DoxX family protein, with the protein MNYVWAIAALAVSVFVANGFFKAGKFKATSSRETLLGAGFGWIEKIPFGVVRLIAWLEIIGAAGIVVAPLAAWILPGFEWAQIWGILAAAGLALTMVGAIIVHAARKESKYTFKMNASLLLAAVVAGVLQALVVLPLF; encoded by the coding sequence ATGAATTACGTATGGGCAATCGCCGCACTAGCGGTTTCGGTTTTTGTAGCAAACGGCTTTTTCAAAGCTGGTAAATTCAAAGCCACATCTAGTCGCGAAACACTTTTGGGCGCAGGCTTTGGCTGGATTGAGAAAATCCCATTCGGCGTTGTTCGCCTTATCGCTTGGCTAGAAATCATCGGTGCAGCCGGAATCGTTGTCGCACCTTTGGCCGCCTGGATCCTGCCTGGTTTCGAATGGGCACAAATCTGGGGAATCCTTGCCGCTGCTGGTTTGGCTTTGACCATGGTTGGCGCCATCATCGTGCACGCAGCTCGCAAAGAGAGCAAGTACACCTTCAAAATGAATGCCAGCTTGTTGCTAGCAGCTGTTGTTGCCGGCGTATTGCAGGCTCTAGTAGTTTTGCCGCTGTTCTAA
- a CDS encoding CPBP family intramembrane glutamic endopeptidase, whose product MANRRQLWFEIAVVFSLSLGASALYSIVALIAKLTAETTLAQQQTTINRSLSEREWLDFTYQFLGFALGLAPVALVVFLFYKESGKLRESFSSLGWQQPGRLSDLSRGFLLTAAIGIPGIGLYLSSLALGINSQVVPADLNKYWWTAPILLLLALKAALLEEFLVVGYLFNRLQLLGWSSNRIIAGSALFRASYHLYQGFGGFIGNLVMGFIFGWVYKKYGRLQILVVAHFLLDAFAFVGYSLLLPQLNQLLAG is encoded by the coding sequence GTGGCGAACAGACGACAGCTTTGGTTTGAAATTGCCGTTGTTTTTTCATTGAGTTTGGGAGCTTCTGCCCTCTACTCGATCGTGGCGCTGATTGCCAAGCTCACCGCGGAAACAACTTTGGCTCAACAGCAAACCACAATCAATCGCAGTCTTTCCGAGCGGGAGTGGCTAGATTTCACCTATCAGTTTTTAGGTTTTGCGCTAGGACTTGCTCCGGTGGCTCTGGTGGTCTTTCTTTTTTACAAAGAGAGTGGGAAACTTCGCGAGTCGTTTAGCTCGCTCGGTTGGCAACAACCCGGTCGCCTAAGTGATTTGTCCCGAGGTTTTTTGCTTACCGCCGCAATCGGCATCCCCGGCATCGGGCTCTACTTGTCATCCTTGGCGCTAGGGATAAATTCGCAAGTCGTACCTGCAGATTTGAACAAATATTGGTGGACAGCCCCAATACTTCTGCTTCTGGCGTTGAAGGCTGCACTTCTCGAAGAATTCCTGGTGGTCGGCTATCTTTTCAATCGCCTGCAACTATTGGGCTGGTCGAGCAATCGAATCATTGCGGGGTCGGCCCTATTTCGCGCCAGCTACCACCTATATCAAGGTTTTGGCGGGTTTATCGGAAACCTGGTTATGGGCTTTATTTTTGGCTGGGTCTACAAAAAATATGGTCGACTTCAGATCTTGGTTGTTGCCCACTTCCTCCTGGATGCCTTCGCCTTTGTCGGCTACTCGCTGCTTCTTCCCCAGCTGAATCAACTGCTTGCCGGTTAG